A single genomic interval of Shewanella psychropiezotolerans harbors:
- a CDS encoding IclR family transcriptional regulator, whose amino-acid sequence MSSNNLEKTKTKTKTKTKTRIQVIDRAAMLLDAISRYSMPVTLKALSADTNLAPSTAFRILHSLIDNRFVERDGTGKYLLSGRLLRLSNYPNTNVDFRKIAIPYMEKLRDNFGETINLTTREGDVVIYIEKAIPNRMMHVQQIIGSRAPLHVTGVGKMMLGMAGKEGIKGYVQRTNLPTYTRKTFSSFDTLMDECMACVEQGYAFDNEEAEMGVGCIGVLLHDRYGEVVAGLSVSAPIERRKDEWVHDLIVAGKALSAELGYVEESVSPE is encoded by the coding sequence ATGAGCAGTAATAATCTTGAAAAAACTAAAACTAAAACTAAAACTAAAACTAAAACTCGAATTCAAGTGATTGATAGGGCTGCTATGTTGCTAGATGCAATATCACGCTACTCCATGCCAGTCACACTTAAAGCCTTGAGTGCCGATACCAACTTAGCGCCGTCTACGGCCTTTCGCATACTGCATTCGTTAATCGATAATCGCTTTGTTGAAAGAGACGGTACGGGGAAATATCTATTAAGTGGCAGGCTATTAAGGCTGAGTAATTACCCAAATACAAATGTCGACTTTCGTAAAATTGCCATACCCTATATGGAAAAACTAAGGGATAACTTTGGCGAAACCATCAACCTCACGACACGTGAGGGTGATGTGGTTATTTACATTGAAAAAGCGATTCCAAATAGGATGATGCATGTGCAACAGATTATTGGTAGTCGTGCTCCATTGCATGTTACTGGGGTGGGTAAAATGATGTTGGGTATGGCTGGTAAGGAAGGGATTAAAGGCTACGTTCAACGGACTAATTTACCTACCTATACACGTAAGACATTTTCGTCATTCGATACTCTGATGGATGAATGTATGGCATGTGTCGAGCAAGGTTATGCTTTCGATAATGAAGAAGCAGAGATGGGTGTCGGCTGTATCGGTGTCTTGTTGCATGACAGATATGGTGAAGTGGTCGCTGGTTTGTCTGTGTCTGCTCCCATCGAGCGGCGAAAGGATGAATGGGTACATGATTTAATTGTGGCAGGTAAGGCGTTATCTGCAGAGTTGGGTTATGTCGAAGAATCCGTTTCACCGGAGTAA
- a CDS encoding pyridoxal-phosphate dependent enzyme has protein sequence MSSATESTMYIPTYDDVLVAHERIKPYIHETPVLTSRFLNELTGAELFFKCENLQKAAAFKVRGACNAVFGLTDEEAKIGVATHSSGNHALSLAYAAGQRGIDVTVVMPRTAPQAKKDAVIGYGGTIVECEPSTSSREAVFSEVVAQSGADFVHPYNDPRVIAGQATCSKELISQVDNLDIVIAPIGGGGMISGTCLTLSTIAPEINVYAAEPLNADDAARSLKAGYIIADDAPIPLPMALKCP, from the coding sequence ATGAGTAGTGCAACCGAATCGACTATGTACATTCCAACCTATGATGATGTGCTTGTAGCTCATGAACGCATTAAACCTTACATTCATGAAACACCAGTATTAACTTCTCGTTTCTTGAATGAATTAACAGGTGCAGAGTTATTTTTTAAATGCGAAAACTTACAAAAAGCAGCCGCATTTAAAGTACGCGGAGCCTGTAATGCAGTATTTGGCTTAACCGACGAAGAAGCAAAAATCGGTGTCGCCACCCACTCTTCGGGAAATCATGCACTGTCTTTGGCATACGCCGCGGGACAACGTGGGATTGACGTTACTGTAGTGATGCCAAGAACGGCTCCCCAAGCAAAGAAAGATGCCGTGATAGGTTATGGCGGTACCATAGTCGAATGTGAGCCATCCACCAGCTCTCGTGAAGCGGTGTTTAGCGAAGTTGTGGCACAGTCTGGTGCTGATTTTGTTCATCCTTATAACGATCCACGAGTTATCGCAGGTCAAGCAACCTGCTCTAAAGAGCTGATTAGTCAGGTTGATAATTTAGATATTGTGATTGCCCCAATTGGTGGCGGAGGCATGATATCAGGCACATGTCTCACCTTATCGACAATTGCCCCAGAAATTAACGTTTATGCGGCAGAGCCCCTCAATGCAGATGATGCCGCGCGTTCATTAAAAGCCGGATACATCATCGCCGATGATGCCCCAATACCGTTGCCGATGGCCTTAAAGTGCCCTTAA
- a CDS encoding pyridoxal-phosphate dependent enzyme → MPLKDLTWHFVKNHVTDILTATEEEIVAAMKLIWMRMKLVIEPSSAVTLATILKNPEVFRGKRVGIIITGGNVDLDKLPWMDK, encoded by the coding sequence GTGCCCTTAAAAGATCTGACTTGGCACTTCGTAAAAAACCATGTAACCGATATTTTAACCGCTACCGAAGAAGAGATAGTAGCAGCGATGAAACTGATTTGGATGCGCATGAAACTGGTTATAGAGCCTAGCAGCGCAGTGACTCTGGCGACGATTTTGAAGAACCCTGAGGTATTTAGAGGCAAGCGAGTTGGGATCATTATTACCGGCGGAAATGTTGATTTAGACAAGCTTCCCTGGATGGATAAATAA
- the bhcC gene encoding 3-hydroxy-D-aspartate aldolase BhcC, producing MTTTNNLEVGYDVPALPGMAEADIQTPCLVVDLDALERNIRKMGQFAKEMGVRHRVHGKMHKSVDIALLQERLGNSCGVCCQKVSEAEVFARGGIKDVLVSNQVRDPAKIDRLARLPKLGARTLCCVDDIDNVAELGAAVKKHNTEIECLVEIDCGAGRCGVSEGQPVVDIAKAIAATPGLKFAGIQAYQGAMQHMENFLERKEKIDIACAMVARTVDMLKAEGLECDIVGGGGTGSYYFEGNSGVFNELQCGSYAFMDADYQRIHDAKGQKISEFENSLFILTSVMSHTKADKAICDAGLKAQSVDSGLPYIYGRDDVEYIKCSDEHGVISDPSGALKINEKLRLVPGHCDPTCNVHDYYVGVRNGKVETLWPVSARGKAY from the coding sequence ATGACAACAACAAACAATTTAGAAGTGGGTTATGACGTTCCGGCATTACCGGGGATGGCAGAAGCCGATATTCAAACCCCCTGCTTGGTGGTCGATCTAGATGCGCTAGAGCGCAATATTCGTAAAATGGGCCAGTTTGCTAAAGAGATGGGAGTTCGCCATCGAGTGCATGGCAAGATGCATAAATCTGTAGATATTGCCCTACTACAAGAGCGTTTAGGTAATAGCTGTGGAGTATGTTGTCAAAAGGTGTCAGAAGCAGAAGTGTTTGCTCGTGGGGGGATCAAAGATGTTTTGGTATCAAACCAGGTGCGTGATCCGGCTAAAATTGACCGTTTAGCCCGCTTGCCAAAATTAGGGGCTCGTACCCTCTGCTGCGTCGATGATATAGACAATGTCGCTGAACTCGGTGCGGCCGTTAAAAAGCACAATACTGAAATTGAATGTTTAGTCGAGATTGACTGTGGAGCCGGTCGTTGTGGTGTCAGCGAAGGTCAACCGGTTGTTGATATCGCCAAAGCTATTGCCGCAACCCCAGGGCTAAAATTTGCAGGAATTCAAGCTTATCAAGGCGCGATGCAGCACATGGAAAACTTCCTTGAACGCAAAGAAAAAATCGATATCGCCTGCGCCATGGTCGCTCGGACGGTAGATATGCTCAAAGCCGAAGGCTTGGAATGTGACATTGTGGGTGGTGGTGGCACAGGTTCCTATTACTTCGAAGGTAATTCTGGCGTATTTAATGAGCTACAGTGCGGTTCTTATGCATTTATGGATGCTGATTATCAACGTATTCATGATGCAAAAGGTCAAAAAATATCAGAATTCGAAAACTCATTATTCATATTAACCTCAGTGATGAGCCATACCAAAGCCGATAAGGCAATTTGTGATGCTGGACTTAAAGCACAATCCGTCGACAGTGGTTTACCCTATATCTATGGACGTGATGATGTGGAATACATCAAATGTTCAGATGAACACGGTGTAATTTCTGACCCGAGCGGTGCGCTAAAAATTAATGAAAAATTAAGACTGGTGCCAGGGCACTGCGATCCAACCTGTAATGTTCATGATTACTACGTAGGAGTTCGTAACGGTAAAGTGGAAACACTCTGGCCAGTGTCTGCTCGCGGAAAAGCCTACTAA
- the bhcD gene encoding iminosuccinate reductase BhcD, translating into MSHSNQNDNKGVTVVSEAVCQQIMGRADAFTAVENVFSAMAKDTAYNFPVIREAIGHADALYGFKSGFDRVGMVLGLKSGGYWPGNIDKGITNHQSTVILFDPDTGKLKALVGGNYLTAIRTAASSAVSIAHLARKDAKVLGMVGAGHQSTFQLRAALEQRNFEKVVAWNKEPEKLTALAVICEELSLPFESVSRESLCAQADVIITITSAFEALIDQSWIKPGTHIACMGTDTKGKQEVDAHLLAKARVFTDELAQSTTIGEAQHAIAEGLINQADIIPIGDVINGTKAGRTSDDEITLFDGTGVGLQDLAVASVASELAEAKGLATCFNL; encoded by the coding sequence ATGAGTCATTCAAATCAAAATGATAATAAAGGCGTAACTGTAGTATCAGAAGCAGTATGTCAACAGATCATGGGCAGGGCTGATGCCTTCACCGCCGTAGAAAACGTATTTTCAGCTATGGCTAAGGACACAGCCTATAACTTCCCAGTGATCCGTGAAGCCATTGGTCATGCTGATGCCCTTTATGGATTCAAATCAGGCTTTGACCGCGTCGGTATGGTGTTAGGATTAAAGTCAGGTGGTTATTGGCCAGGTAATATCGACAAAGGAATAACTAATCATCAATCGACAGTTATTTTATTCGATCCAGATACTGGAAAGCTCAAAGCCCTGGTTGGCGGGAACTATTTAACAGCAATACGAACAGCGGCGTCATCAGCAGTCTCAATCGCTCATCTGGCCCGTAAAGATGCAAAAGTATTAGGAATGGTCGGTGCAGGACACCAATCAACATTTCAATTACGGGCAGCTCTTGAGCAGCGCAATTTTGAAAAGGTTGTTGCATGGAACAAGGAGCCAGAAAAACTGACTGCACTCGCCGTAATATGTGAAGAATTATCATTGCCTTTTGAGTCTGTCAGCCGTGAATCACTTTGCGCTCAAGCTGACGTTATCATCACCATAACGTCGGCATTTGAAGCATTAATCGACCAAAGTTGGATTAAACCAGGTACGCATATCGCCTGTATGGGCACAGACACCAAAGGCAAGCAAGAAGTTGATGCCCATCTACTCGCTAAAGCAAGAGTTTTTACCGATGAATTAGCGCAATCGACCACAATTGGTGAAGCCCAACACGCGATAGCAGAGGGATTAATTAACCAAGCTGACATTATACCTATTGGTGATGTCATCAATGGTACTAAAGCAGGCCGAACGTCCGATGATGAAATCACCTTATTCGATGGCACAGGTGTGGGTTTACAAGATTTAGCCGTTGCCTCGGTAGCATCTGAGTTAGCCGAAGCAAAGGGCCTAGCGACCTGCTTTAACTTATAA
- a CDS encoding YtoQ family protein: MKLNVYLSGEIHTDWRDQIIQGCQDTDLNIEFSSAITDHEESDSAGDILGEVLAGDKQGFWRDHKSAKVNAIRTKTLIAACDIAIIRFGDKYKQWNAAFDAGYCAALNKPYITLHSTDIIHPLKEVDAAAHAWATDVDQVVASLKYLCK; this comes from the coding sequence ATGAAATTAAATGTGTATCTTTCTGGTGAAATTCATACGGATTGGCGAGATCAGATTATTCAAGGCTGCCAAGATACCGATTTAAATATCGAGTTTTCTTCGGCTATCACAGATCATGAAGAAAGTGACAGCGCCGGGGATATACTGGGTGAAGTACTGGCTGGTGATAAGCAAGGCTTTTGGCGAGATCATAAATCAGCAAAGGTAAACGCAATAAGAACGAAAACATTGATAGCCGCATGCGATATCGCCATTATTCGCTTTGGTGATAAATACAAGCAGTGGAATGCAGCCTTCGATGCAGGCTACTGCGCCGCCCTCAATAAGCCCTATATCACGCTACACAGTACAGATATCATCCACCCTCTTAAAGAGGTCGACGCCGCAGCTCATGCCTGGGCAACCGATGTTGATCAAGTAGTGGCAAGTCTGAAGTACCTTTGCAAGTAG
- a CDS encoding VC2046/SO_2500 family protein, which translates to MLSSSVLVNESQLGTRLNHAIDNGRRGEFALLLAMLSTDARDMAQFQTDQLGKNSDDQLRAKFDIAKPQQLVSDLSVDSSPIEHSRIFREGGARAFQLAQAIQAEAMVTRGIEPVEMQEVLTNCDLLTREKFIRSKSNDLDYGYSIDLDLPHFVDILSQQRQMSRIIETC; encoded by the coding sequence ATGCTATCGAGTTCAGTATTAGTAAATGAGTCACAATTAGGCACTAGGCTTAATCATGCGATAGATAATGGTCGTCGGGGAGAGTTTGCCCTGTTATTAGCCATGTTATCTACCGATGCGCGTGATATGGCTCAATTTCAAACTGATCAGCTGGGAAAAAACAGTGATGACCAACTGAGAGCAAAGTTTGATATCGCAAAACCTCAGCAATTAGTTAGCGATCTGTCAGTGGATAGCTCGCCGATAGAACACAGTCGTATATTTAGAGAGGGCGGTGCTCGCGCTTTTCAATTGGCCCAAGCTATTCAAGCCGAAGCTATGGTCACCCGAGGAATTGAACCCGTGGAGATGCAAGAGGTACTGACAAATTGTGATCTATTAACACGAGAAAAGTTTATCAGGTCAAAATCGAATGACCTTGACTATGGTTATTCAATAGATCTCGACCTCCCTCATTTTGTCGATATTCTTTCTCAGCAAAGACAGATGAGTCGAATCATTGAGACATGTTAA
- a CDS encoding DUF406 family protein: MKNIQNAQSALVNDTCNDCGSYADIGAVIDEHDRQLVVCFTGEEALAESELLRDKVQARFDNVRVELMSVDSDISLTIDFAFSAEKMIFQLENSI; encoded by the coding sequence ATGAAAAATATTCAGAATGCACAATCCGCCCTAGTTAATGATACCTGTAATGATTGCGGTAGTTATGCCGATATTGGCGCCGTGATCGATGAACACGATAGGCAATTGGTCGTTTGCTTCACCGGAGAAGAAGCCTTGGCTGAGTCAGAGTTATTGCGAGATAAAGTTCAAGCCAGATTCGATAATGTCAGGGTCGAGTTAATGAGTGTAGATTCTGATATTAGCCTAACGATTGATTTTGCTTTTAGTGCAGAAAAAATGATTTTCCAATTAGAAAATTCGATATAA